Proteins encoded together in one Centropristis striata isolate RG_2023a ecotype Rhode Island chromosome 6, C.striata_1.0, whole genome shotgun sequence window:
- the LOC131973748 gene encoding piggyBac transposable element-derived protein 4-like gives MVMQPLTASELQDSSSEGESTLEEDSDVESSSSEDSTLSEEDTEDPAHLVSEWTSKNGQIWFPSNDATLRYVAPGRGLIPGPTNYATTRIHDVKSSFDLFFTAEIISIIVQMTNLQGRRSVANWSDVDATDIQAYIGLLILAGVYRSKGESTRSLWDDHTGRAIFRASMNHTKFRLINANIRFDDKLTRPSRHREDKLAPIRCVWEMWTHRLPMLFNPQEDVCVDEQLVPFRGRCKFRQYMPSKPAKYGLKIWVTADVATSYAWRCQVYTGKGAGSAVEVGQGKRVILDMTKGLEGVTVTCDNFFTSYSLVQELLKRKVALVGTIRKNKPELPPKLLQMRGRAILSSLFAFTNNTTAVSYIPKRGKNVILLSSKHREPAVTDDEKRKPVIIMEYNHCKGGVDNLDKVVGTYSCRRKTYRWPQVLFCNMIDISAFNAFVIFTATDPSWKQGKSYRRRLFLEELGKSLVLDEIARRRRLPRTLAAATAVLKTFMAMIDPSLRSTFSESGTF, from the exons ATGGTGATGCAGCCCTTAACCGCCAGCGAGCTGCAGGACTCATCCTCAGAAGGTGAATCAACTTTAGAAGAGGACTCTGATGTGGAGTCATCTTCCTCTGAAGATTCCACTTTGAGCGAGGAGGACACAGAGGATCCTGCCCATCTTGTCAGTGAGTGGACATCAAAAAATGGGCAAATCTGGTTTCCTTCTAATGATGCGACACTGCGCTACGTTGCTCCTGGCAGAGGTTTGATTCCAGGGCCTACCAACTATGCCACCACCCGTATCCATGACGTGAAATCCtcctttgatttatttttcactgctgAAATCATCAGCATCATTGTTCAGATGACAAACCTGCAGGGGAGACGGTCAGTAGCAAACTGGAGTGATGTTGATGCCACAGATATTCAGGCATACATCGGGCTCCTGATTTTGGCTGGAGTGTACAGATCCAAGGGTGAATCTACACGCAGCCTCTGGGATGACCACACTGGCCGTGCCATCTTCAGGGCTTCTATGAACCACACAAAATTCAGGCTGATCAACGCCAACATCCGGTTTGATGACAAGCTGACCAGACCTTCCCGCCACAGAGAGGACAAGCTTGCCCCTATCCGCTGTGTCTGGGAGATGTGGACACATCGCCTTCCAATGCTTTTCAACCCCcaagaagacgtctgtgtggaTGAGCAGCTTGTCCCCTTCAGAGGCCGCTGCAAATTTCGGCAGTATATGCCAAGTAAGCCGGCAAAGTATGGCCTCAAGATCTGGGTCACCGCGGACGTTGCAACCTCCTATGCCTGGAGATGCCAGGTTTACACCGGGAAAGGTGCTGGCAGTGCTGTGGAGGTGGGCCAGGGCAAGCGTGTCATCCTCGACATGACAAAGGGGCTTGAAGGGGTCACTGTCACATGTGACAATTTTTTTACCTCCTATTCACTTGTGCAGGAGCTTTTGAAGAGGAAAGTCGCCCTGGTCGGGACAATTCGGAAGAACAAGCCCGAGCTTCCACCCAAACTCCTGCAGATGAGGGGGAGAgctatcctctcctctctctttgccTTCACAAACAACACCACAGCAGTGAGCTACATCCCAAAACGGGGGAAGAATGTGATCCTCCTCAGTAGCAAACATAGAGAGCCAGCTGTGACAGACGATGAGAAGAGGAAACCTGTGATCATCATGGAATACAACCACTGCAAGGGAGGTGTCGACAACCTGGACAAG GTTGTTGGCACCTacagctgcaggaggaagaCATATCGGTGGCCACAGGTCCTCTTCTGCAATATGATTGATATCTCTGCTTTCAATGCCTTCGTGATCTTCACTGCTACAGATCCCTCCTGGAAGCAAGGAAAATCATACAGGAGGAGGCTATTTTTGGAGGAATTGGGAAAATCCTTGGTGTTGGATGAAATCGCGCGGAGACGGCGCCTACCCCGTACACTGGCTGCTGCTACAGCAGTGTTGAAG ACATTTATGGCCATGATTGACCCGAGCCTTCGCTCCACATTCAGTGAATCTGGCACCTTTTAG
- the LOC131973196 gene encoding mamu class II histocompatibility antigen, DR alpha chain-like, with translation MMKMMKMMVVLVLSGVLCVSADVLHKDIALTGCSDPNKDGEFMYGLDGEELWYADFKNQKGVEPQPSFVDHMTYPGGYESAVANVQICKQNLANSRKFLKNPPVKFDAPSSPVVYSRDEVELGEENTLICHVTGFYPAPVEFSWTKNGQNVTEGTSVSVPYPNKDGSFNQFSSLVFTPKLGDVYRCSVAHLALDQPQSRFWDVEKTPPSIGPAVFCGLGLTVGLLGVAAGTFFLIKGNECS, from the exons atgatgaagatgatgaagatgatggtggTCCTCGTCCTCTCCGGTGTCCTCTGTGTCTCAGCTGACG TTCTACATAAGGACATTGCTCTCACTGGCTGTTCAGACCCTAATAAAGATGGAGAGTTTATGTACGGACTGGATGGTGAAGAGCTTTGGTACGCAGACTTCAAGAACCAGAAAGGAGTCGAGCCTCAGCCCAGTTTTGTAGATCATATGACCTACCCAGGAGGTTATGAATCAGCTGTGGCTAATGTACAGATCTGCAAACAGAACCTGGCAAATAGTCGCAAATTTCTGAAGAACCCTCCAGTGAAATTCG atgcTCCTTCCAGTCCGGTGGTCTACAGCAGAGACGAGGTGGAGCTGGGAGAGGAGAACACCCTGATCTGTCATGTGACTGGTTTCTATCCTGCTCCTGTCGAATTCTCCTGGACAAAGAACGGACAGAACGTCACCGAAGGAACCAGCGTCAGCGTTCCCTACCCCAACAAAGACGGTTCCTTCAACCAGTTCTCCAGCCTGGTCTTCACCCCAAAGCTGGGAGACGTGTACAGATGTTCAGTGGCACATCTGGCCCTGGACCAACCACAGAGCAGATTCTGGG atgtggAGAAGACTCCTCCCAGTATTGGACCAGCAGTGTTCTGTGGACTCGGTCTGACTGTTGGTCTGCTCGGTGTGGCTGCTGGAACCTTCTTCCTCATCAAAGGGAACGAGTGCAGCTGA